A region of Centropristis striata isolate RG_2023a ecotype Rhode Island chromosome 17, C.striata_1.0, whole genome shotgun sequence DNA encodes the following proteins:
- the anapc10 gene encoding anaphase-promoting complex subunit 10 yields the protein MATPSKTPPGADPKQLERTGTVREIGSQAVWSLSSCKPGFGVDQLRDDNLETYWQSDGSQPHLVNIQFRRRTTVKMLCIYADYKSDESYTPSKISVRVGNNFHNLQEIRQLEMVEPSGWIHISLMNQRTNEPISTFMIQIAVLANHQNGRDTHMRQIKVYTPVEESSIGKFPRCTTVDFMMYRTIR from the exons ATGGCGACCCCGAGTAAGACGCCGCCCGGCGCCGACCCGAAGCAGCTGGAGCGGACCGGGACGGTCCGGGAGATCGGCTCCCAGGCGGTGTGGTCCCTCTCCTCCTGTAAACCGG GCTTCGGAGTGGATCAGCTGAGAGACGACAACCTGGAGACGTACTGGCAGTCAGACGGGTCCCAGCCACACCTGGTCAACATCCAGTTCAG gAGGAGGACCACGGTGAAGATGTTGTGTATTTATGCTGATTATAAATCAGATGAGAGCTACACGCCCAGTAAGATCTCCGTCAGAGTCGGGAACAACTTCCACAACCTGCAGGAGATCCGG cagctggagatGGTGGAGCCCAGCGGATGGATTCACATCTCGCTCATGAATCAG CGCACCAACGAGCCGATCAGCACCTTCATGATCCAGATCGCGGTCCTGGCAAACCACCAGAACGGACGCGACACCCACATGCGGCAGATCAAAGTGTACACGCCGGTGGAGGAGAGCTCCATCGGGAAGTTCCCACGATGCACCACGGTGGACTTCATGATGTACCGAACCATCAGGTGA